In Streptomyces sp. SID8374, one genomic interval encodes:
- a CDS encoding SCO1664 family protein encodes MPAPERIPSRSLTETELLTLLTEGTLTVLGQVGGASNAVLHCAVAYEGEEVTCAYKPVAGEQPLWDFPDGTLAQREVAAYEISRATGWGLVPPTVLRDGPYGEGMCQLWIDGPGPGEEPPELLALVEGDEPGDGWKAVGFADVGEGRTALLVHADDPRLRRLAVLDAVINNGDRKGGHLLPAPGGLLYGIDHGVTFNADDKLRTLLWGWAGEPLTEEALRVLALLAGELAAGEPLATRMAQLITGAELEALRARVAGLRDSGVHPKPSGQWPPIPWPPV; translated from the coding sequence ATGCCCGCGCCAGAACGGATACCGTCGCGGAGCCTGACGGAGACCGAGCTGCTCACCCTGCTCACCGAGGGCACGCTCACCGTGCTCGGGCAGGTCGGCGGGGCCTCCAACGCGGTGCTGCACTGCGCGGTGGCGTACGAGGGCGAGGAGGTCACCTGCGCCTACAAGCCGGTCGCGGGCGAGCAGCCGCTGTGGGACTTCCCGGACGGGACGCTCGCGCAGCGGGAGGTGGCCGCGTACGAGATCTCCCGGGCGACCGGGTGGGGCCTGGTGCCGCCCACCGTGCTGCGGGACGGGCCGTACGGCGAGGGCATGTGCCAGCTCTGGATCGACGGGCCCGGACCCGGTGAGGAGCCGCCCGAGCTGCTGGCCCTCGTCGAGGGCGACGAGCCGGGCGATGGCTGGAAGGCCGTGGGCTTCGCCGATGTGGGGGAGGGGAGGACCGCGCTGCTGGTGCACGCGGACGACCCCCGGCTGCGGCGGCTCGCGGTGCTGGACGCGGTGATCAACAACGGTGACCGCAAGGGCGGCCATCTGCTGCCGGCCCCCGGCGGGCTGCTGTACGGCATCGACCACGGGGTCACCTTCAACGCGGACGACAAGCTGCGCACCCTCCTGTGGGGCTGGGCCGGCGAGCCGCTCACCGAGGAGGCGCTGCGGGTGCTCGCGCTGCTCGCCGGGGAGCTGGCGGCGGGCGAGCCCCTGGCCACCCGGATGGCCCAACTCATCACGGGGGCCGAGCTGGAGGCCCTCCGGGCGCGGGTGGCGGGGCTGCGGGACAGCGGGGTGCACCCGAAGCCGAGCGGCCAGTGGCCGCCGATCCCGTGGCCACCGGTGTAG
- a CDS encoding DUF3090 domain-containing protein, whose translation MSRQVFLYDPPDRFVAGTVGLPGRRTFFLQASSKGRVTSVALEKTQVAALAERIDELLDEVVRRTGGNSPVPAVAPTDVTDTAPLDVPVEEEFRVGTMALAWDGDEQRMIVEAQALVELDADSEDDLAEAEEKLLQDEENGPPMLRVRLSGAQARAFAKRALDVVNAGRPPCPLCSLPLDPEGHVCPRQNGYRRGA comes from the coding sequence GTGTCCCGTCAGGTGTTCCTCTACGACCCACCGGACCGATTCGTGGCCGGTACGGTCGGGTTGCCTGGCCGCCGTACGTTTTTCCTCCAGGCCTCCTCCAAGGGGCGGGTCACCAGCGTCGCCCTGGAGAAGACCCAGGTAGCCGCCCTGGCCGAGCGGATCGACGAACTGCTGGACGAGGTCGTCCGGCGCACCGGGGGCAACTCGCCGGTGCCCGCCGTCGCTCCCACCGACGTCACCGACACCGCCCCCCTGGACGTCCCTGTCGAGGAGGAGTTCCGGGTCGGCACCATGGCCCTGGCCTGGGACGGCGACGAGCAGCGCATGATCGTCGAGGCGCAGGCCCTCGTCGAACTCGACGCGGACTCCGAGGACGACCTCGCGGAGGCCGAGGAGAAGCTCCTCCAGGACGAGGAGAACGGCCCGCCGATGCTCCGCGTCCGGCTCAGCGGTGCCCAGGCCCGCGCGTTCGCCAAGCGCGCCCTGGACGTCGTCAACGCCGGCCGCCCGCCGTGCCCGCTGTGCAGCCTGCCGCTCGATCCGGAAGGACACGTATGCCCGCGCCAGAACGGATACCGTCGCGGAGCCTGA
- a CDS encoding histidine phosphatase family protein, whose product MPTLILVRHGRSTANTAGVLAGRTPGVLLDERGTEQAAALPARLSALALVAAVTSPLERCRQTLQPLIDARPGLPVHPEERISECDYGDWSGRKLAELSDEPLMSVVQQHPSAAAFPGGESMRAMQARAVDAVRDWNDRVEAEHGEDATYVMCSHGDIIKSLVADALGMHLDLFQRIHVDPCSVTAIRYTRLRPFLLRVGDTGDLTPLAPREQSVGADAAPSGAGDATSDAAVGGGGGAP is encoded by the coding sequence ATGCCCACGCTGATCCTCGTACGCCACGGACGCTCCACCGCCAACACCGCCGGAGTGCTCGCTGGCCGCACCCCCGGGGTCCTCCTCGACGAGCGCGGCACCGAGCAGGCCGCCGCCCTGCCGGCGCGGCTCTCCGCGCTCGCCCTCGTCGCCGCCGTCACCAGCCCCCTGGAGCGCTGCCGCCAGACGCTCCAGCCGCTCATCGACGCCCGGCCCGGGCTGCCCGTGCACCCCGAGGAGCGGATCAGCGAGTGCGACTACGGCGACTGGTCGGGCCGCAAGCTCGCCGAGCTCTCCGACGAACCGCTGATGTCCGTCGTCCAGCAGCACCCCTCCGCCGCGGCCTTCCCCGGCGGCGAGTCGATGCGCGCCATGCAGGCCCGCGCCGTCGACGCCGTACGCGACTGGAACGACCGCGTCGAGGCGGAGCACGGCGAGGACGCCACGTACGTCATGTGCTCGCACGGCGACATCATCAAGTCCCTCGTCGCCGACGCCCTCGGCATGCATCTGGACCTCTTCCAGCGCATCCACGTGGACCCCTGCTCGGTCACCGCGATCCGCTACACCCGGCTGCGCCCCTTCCTCCTGCGGGTCGGCGACACGGGCGATCTCACCCCGCTGGCGCCGCGCGAACAGTCCGTCGGGGCGGACGCCGCGCCGTCCGGTGCGGGTGACGCCACGTCGGACGCGGCGGTCGGGGGCGGCGGGGGCGCGCCGTGA
- the corA gene encoding magnesium/cobalt transporter CorA, which yields MIVDCAIYQDGRRTDGPDDFSAALDQARKSDDAFLWIGLHEPTEREFDLVRHEFGLHPLAIEDALRAHQRPKLEVYDDSLFAVLKPVVYESKSDTVSADELMIFIGDSFVVTVRHGDSAPLADVRSRLEADPQILAHGPTAVLYAISDAVVDHYIDVAGELQVDLEELETEVFAPSGTGDSSNTAASIYTFKRQVLEFRRATGPLTAPMTRLAGAGVPFVHQEAQPFFRDVADHLTRVNEQVEGLDRLLSDILSAHLAQMGVRQNDDMRKISAWAAMAAVPTMVAGIYGMNFDHMPELHWAWTYPAVILFMTVAVVGLHRQFKRRGWL from the coding sequence ATGATCGTGGACTGTGCCATCTACCAGGACGGCCGCCGGACCGATGGGCCCGACGACTTCTCCGCCGCCCTCGACCAGGCGCGGAAGTCCGACGACGCCTTCCTCTGGATCGGCCTGCACGAGCCGACCGAGCGGGAATTCGACCTGGTGCGCCACGAGTTCGGGCTGCACCCGCTCGCGATCGAGGACGCGCTGCGCGCGCATCAGCGCCCCAAGCTGGAGGTGTACGACGACTCCCTGTTCGCGGTGCTGAAGCCCGTCGTCTACGAGTCGAAGAGCGACACGGTGAGCGCCGACGAACTGATGATCTTCATCGGGGACTCGTTCGTGGTGACGGTCCGGCACGGTGACAGCGCCCCGCTGGCGGATGTGCGCAGCCGCCTGGAGGCGGACCCGCAGATACTGGCGCACGGGCCGACCGCCGTGCTCTACGCGATCAGCGACGCGGTGGTGGACCACTACATCGACGTGGCCGGTGAGCTCCAGGTGGACCTGGAGGAGCTGGAGACCGAGGTCTTCGCCCCGAGCGGGACCGGCGACTCCTCGAACACGGCGGCGAGCATCTACACGTTCAAGCGGCAGGTCCTGGAGTTCCGCCGGGCCACCGGCCCGCTGACGGCGCCGATGACCCGGCTCGCGGGGGCCGGGGTGCCGTTCGTCCACCAGGAGGCGCAGCCGTTCTTCCGTGACGTGGCCGACCATCTGACTCGGGTCAACGAGCAGGTGGAGGGGTTGGACCGGCTGCTGTCGGACATCCTCTCGGCCCATCTCGCGCAGATGGGGGTGCGGCAGAACGACGACATGCGCAAGATCTCGGCGTGGGCGGCGATGGCCGCCGTCCCGACGATGGTGGCGGGCATCTACGGCATGAACTTCGACCACATGCCGGAGCTGCACTGGGCGTGGACCTATCCGGCGGTCATCCTGTTCATGACCGTGGCGGTGGTCGGCCTCCACCGCCAGTTCAAGCGGCGCGGATGGCTGTGA
- a CDS encoding LLM class F420-dependent oxidoreductase, whose translation MRLGINLGYWGAGMDGDNLAVAQEADRLGYDVCWAAEAYGSDAPTVLTWVAAQTESIDVGSAIMQIPARQPAMTAMTAATLDSLSGGRFRLGLGVSGPQVSEGWYGVKFDKPLARTREYVEIVRKAMTRERLSYEGQHWTLPLPGGPGKPIKLTVHPEREHIPLYIAAIGPKNLEQTGEIADGALLIFPSADHLEETALTYLRAGREKAGKTMEGFDVSPTLPLAIGDDVKGLADMFRPYTALYVGGMGSRKQNFYNQLAQRMGYEKEAAEIQDKYLDGDKAGAAAAVPHQLIDQTTLLGPVERIAERMQAYAAAGVTTLNLAPAGFTLEERLTALRAGTDALERSGLA comes from the coding sequence ATGCGGCTCGGCATCAATCTCGGTTACTGGGGCGCGGGCATGGACGGCGACAACCTCGCCGTCGCCCAGGAGGCCGACCGGCTCGGCTACGACGTCTGCTGGGCCGCCGAGGCCTACGGCTCGGACGCACCGACCGTGCTGACCTGGGTCGCGGCCCAGACCGAATCCATCGACGTCGGCTCCGCGATCATGCAGATCCCGGCCCGCCAGCCCGCCATGACCGCGATGACCGCCGCCACCCTCGACTCGCTCTCCGGCGGCCGCTTCCGGCTCGGCCTCGGCGTCTCGGGCCCGCAGGTCTCCGAGGGCTGGTACGGCGTCAAGTTCGACAAGCCGCTGGCCCGCACCCGCGAGTACGTGGAGATCGTCCGCAAGGCGATGACCCGCGAGCGGCTCTCCTACGAGGGGCAGCACTGGACGCTGCCGCTGCCCGGCGGCCCCGGCAAGCCGATCAAGCTGACCGTCCACCCGGAGCGCGAGCACATCCCGCTCTACATCGCCGCGATCGGCCCCAAGAACCTGGAGCAGACGGGCGAGATCGCCGACGGCGCCCTCCTGATCTTCCCCTCCGCCGACCACTTGGAGGAGACCGCGCTCACCTATCTGCGCGCGGGCCGGGAGAAGGCCGGGAAGACCATGGAGGGCTTCGACGTCTCCCCGACGCTGCCGCTCGCCATCGGCGACGACGTCAAGGGCCTCGCCGACATGTTCCGCCCGTACACCGCCCTGTACGTCGGCGGCATGGGCAGCCGGAAGCAGAACTTCTACAACCAGCTCGCGCAGCGCATGGGGTACGAGAAGGAGGCCGCCGAGATCCAGGACAAGTACCTGGACGGGGACAAGGCCGGGGCGGCCGCCGCCGTACCGCACCAGCTGATCGACCAGACCACGCTGCTCGGCCCCGTCGAGAGGATCGCCGAGCGGATGCAGGCGTACGCCGCCGCCGGGGTCACCACGCTCAACCTCGCCCCCGCCGGCTTCACCCTGGAGGAGCGGCTCACCGCTCTGCGCGCCGGTACGGACGCCCTGGAGCGCTCCGGACTCGCGTAA
- a CDS encoding aldo/keto reductase → MEQRHLGRTGLRVSRIGLGTLTWGRDTDEHDAADQLKAFWDAGGTLVDTADVYGGGEAEYLLGRLVGSLVPREDLVVATKAGNVPDPYRRFNGSRGHLLAALDASLERLGTDYVDLWQIHAFDPETPLEETLQAVDLAVSSGRVRYAGVSNFCGWQLAKAATWQLAAPGVRTRLASTQMEYSLLQRGIEREVLPAALDLGIGLLPSSPLGRGVLTGKYRQGTPSDSRGASERLAPFVEPYLDDAAARITDAVATAADGLATSPLQVALAWVRDRPGVVAPIVGARNAGQLAEALSVEALSLPYEICQALDDVSAPVHRYPDQDWSTL, encoded by the coding sequence ATGGAGCAGAGGCATCTCGGCCGCACCGGCCTACGCGTGTCCCGGATCGGGCTCGGCACCCTCACCTGGGGCCGGGACACCGACGAGCACGACGCCGCCGACCAGCTCAAGGCCTTCTGGGACGCGGGCGGCACCCTGGTGGACACCGCCGATGTGTACGGGGGCGGGGAGGCGGAATACCTGCTCGGGCGGCTCGTCGGCAGCCTGGTGCCGCGCGAGGATCTGGTCGTCGCCACAAAGGCGGGGAACGTCCCCGACCCCTACCGCCGTTTCAACGGCTCGCGCGGGCACCTGCTGGCCGCCCTGGACGCCTCGCTGGAGCGGCTCGGCACGGACTACGTGGACCTGTGGCAGATCCACGCCTTCGACCCGGAGACCCCGTTGGAGGAGACGCTCCAGGCGGTCGACCTGGCCGTCTCCTCCGGCCGGGTCCGCTACGCGGGCGTGTCGAACTTCTGCGGCTGGCAGCTGGCCAAGGCCGCCACCTGGCAGCTCGCCGCGCCCGGGGTGCGCACGAGGCTGGCCAGTACGCAGATGGAGTATTCGCTGCTCCAGCGGGGCATCGAGAGGGAGGTGCTGCCCGCCGCGCTGGACCTCGGGATCGGGCTGCTGCCCTCCTCGCCGCTGGGCCGTGGCGTGCTGACCGGCAAATACCGCCAGGGCACCCCGTCGGACTCCCGGGGCGCCTCCGAGCGGCTCGCCCCGTTCGTGGAGCCGTATCTGGACGACGCGGCGGCCCGGATCACCGACGCCGTGGCGACGGCGGCCGACGGGCTCGCGACGAGCCCCCTCCAGGTGGCGCTGGCCTGGGTGCGGGACCGCCCCGGGGTGGTGGCCCCGATCGTCGGTGCGCGCAACGCCGGGCAGCTCGCGGAGGCTTTGTCAGTGGAGGCGCTTAGTCTTCCCTACGAGATCTGCCAGGCGCTCGACGATGTGTCGGCGCCCGTGCACCGCTATCCCGACCAGGACTGGAGCACGCTGTGA
- a CDS encoding helix-hairpin-helix domain-containing protein, which yields MTALPGETPGTVGTDTPEGAEPPAVTDAEGPAHTEAPDAEPQGAEASADATGTAEAEEPVDSEQPAADSSDAEASAEDPPAGAAPSGDASTGQEADAPVAAALSEAQAELAAQRELREKIAKRKAEKEGPVAAGTKLSGTAADLLAAVRAVESGEKAGTEFFDSPAAAPAPRRPAPAPAGQPQRPAPAPTAPAADRAAPPEAVDAVRAVLTEGGAPEALARPATATLGEQAAELLRADPWQLLAVPGVRPEQADGFARALLGSACGPDDGRRTAALVGWLLERAALQGHTALDAEAVRAALAERAVSDPEEAVRNAVEEGVALVFQEGAEAGFDDEPEAPAEGEEPETPEPVQVLLGLDRYALAEESLADGLARLMNACEKGADWAEAAAAAPSPSAAELIRTTATAGLVAHSGGEAARAEPAALIAAARGLGLRALGATHSEDGRRRLADAVGSPDAAVTLAGLLSGTEGPGRDEDGALALDLLVVLDAPQLDVEGAAVLVEALADGVRLVLSGDPGVLGSAGAGRVFADVLAARACPQVVSRTPDPGPIGELVSGIGIGELTQVEAPGKEVVIVPVRDAGEAVHRTVQLVADSVPRAFSIPATETQVITVGHGGAAGTRVLNEALKQRLNPGPGRFGGFDPGDRVIHVPAPGRAVPGVVRSADAEGLHLECGGVPVVVPQERVESAVRHGWALSAHQAAGMRWPAAVVVLPGDAAAGLSRPWVYTAFGRGERHLSVVHGVDQALPHAVAQIPAQERTTRLRPLLEALPTPDAAS from the coding sequence GTGACTGCGCTTCCCGGGGAGACCCCCGGCACCGTCGGCACGGACACGCCGGAGGGCGCCGAGCCCCCGGCGGTCACCGACGCCGAAGGCCCCGCGCACACCGAAGCGCCCGACGCCGAGCCTCAGGGGGCCGAGGCGTCCGCCGACGCCACCGGGACCGCTGAGGCCGAGGAGCCGGTGGACTCCGAGCAGCCCGCAGCGGACAGCTCCGACGCGGAGGCCTCTGCGGAGGACCCGCCGGCCGGTGCCGCACCCTCCGGTGACGCGTCCACCGGCCAGGAGGCCGACGCTCCGGTCGCCGCCGCACTCTCCGAGGCGCAGGCCGAGCTGGCCGCCCAGCGTGAGCTGCGCGAGAAGATCGCGAAGCGCAAGGCCGAGAAGGAGGGCCCCGTCGCCGCCGGTACGAAGCTGAGCGGCACCGCCGCCGACCTGCTCGCGGCGGTCCGGGCCGTGGAGAGCGGTGAGAAGGCGGGCACGGAGTTCTTCGACTCCCCCGCCGCCGCCCCCGCGCCCCGCCGCCCCGCACCGGCCCCCGCCGGACAGCCCCAGCGCCCCGCTCCGGCCCCCACCGCTCCCGCCGCCGACCGGGCCGCCCCGCCCGAGGCCGTGGACGCGGTGCGGGCGGTCCTCACCGAGGGCGGCGCCCCCGAGGCCCTGGCCCGCCCCGCCACCGCGACCCTGGGCGAGCAGGCCGCCGAACTGCTCCGCGCCGACCCCTGGCAGCTGCTGGCCGTGCCGGGCGTCCGGCCCGAGCAGGCGGACGGCTTCGCCCGGGCCCTGCTGGGCTCCGCGTGCGGCCCGGACGACGGGCGCCGCACCGCGGCCCTGGTCGGCTGGCTGCTGGAGCGCGCCGCCCTCCAGGGCCACACGGCGCTGGACGCCGAGGCGGTCCGGGCGGCGCTCGCCGAGCGTGCGGTGAGCGACCCGGAGGAGGCCGTGCGCAACGCGGTGGAGGAGGGTGTCGCCCTGGTCTTCCAGGAGGGCGCGGAGGCCGGGTTCGACGATGAGCCCGAGGCCCCGGCGGAGGGCGAGGAGCCCGAGACCCCGGAGCCGGTCCAGGTGCTGCTGGGCCTGGACCGTTACGCACTGGCCGAGGAGAGCCTCGCCGACGGCCTGGCCCGCCTCATGAACGCCTGCGAGAAGGGCGCCGACTGGGCGGAGGCGGCTGCCGCCGCGCCCTCCCCCTCGGCCGCCGAGCTGATCCGTACGACGGCCACCGCCGGGCTCGTCGCACACAGCGGCGGCGAGGCGGCCCGGGCCGAGCCCGCCGCCCTGATCGCGGCGGCGCGGGGCCTGGGGCTGCGGGCCCTGGGCGCCACCCACAGCGAGGACGGCCGCCGACGGCTGGCGGACGCGGTCGGCTCTCCGGACGCGGCGGTCACCCTGGCCGGGCTGCTCTCCGGCACCGAGGGCCCCGGCCGCGACGAGGACGGGGCGCTCGCCCTGGACCTGCTGGTGGTGCTGGACGCCCCGCAGCTGGACGTGGAGGGCGCGGCCGTCCTGGTCGAGGCCCTGGCGGACGGCGTACGGCTGGTGCTGAGCGGTGACCCCGGTGTGCTGGGCTCGGCGGGCGCCGGGCGGGTCTTCGCCGATGTGCTGGCCGCACGGGCGTGCCCGCAGGTCGTCTCCCGTACGCCGGATCCCGGCCCGATCGGCGAGCTGGTCTCCGGGATCGGTATCGGCGAGCTGACCCAGGTGGAGGCCCCCGGCAAGGAGGTCGTGATCGTCCCGGTCCGCGATGCGGGTGAGGCGGTCCACCGCACGGTGCAGCTGGTCGCGGACTCGGTGCCCCGGGCCTTCTCCATCCCCGCCACGGAGACCCAGGTCATCACGGTGGGCCATGGCGGGGCGGCCGGGACCCGGGTGCTGAACGAGGCCCTGAAGCAGCGGCTCAACCCGGGGCCCGGCCGGTTCGGCGGGTTCGACCCGGGCGACCGGGTGATCCATGTCCCCGCGCCCGGCCGTGCGGTGCCCGGGGTGGTGCGCTCGGCCGACGCCGAGGGGCTGCACCTGGAGTGCGGCGGCGTCCCCGTCGTCGTACCGCAGGAGCGGGTGGAGTCGGCGGTGCGGCACGGCTGGGCGCTCAGTGCCCACCAGGCGGCCGGGATGCGCTGGCCCGCCGCGGTGGTGGTGCTGCCGGGCGACGCGGCGGCGGGGCTGAGCCGGCCGTGGGTGTACACCGCGTTCGGCCGGGGCGAGCGGCATCTGTCCGTGGTGCACGGGGTGGACCAGGCGCTCCCGCACGCGGTGGCGCAGATCCCGGCCCAGGAGCGGACGACCCGGCTGCGCCCGCTGCTCGAGGCGCTCCCGACGCCCGACGCGGCTTCCTGA
- a CDS encoding DUF5703 family protein, protein MPEYEFVDVYVPRGVSRKEAARLLTDHAEYGHWELDRLTLRRDGSRRVRLRRRIIRQLRATW, encoded by the coding sequence ATGCCGGAATACGAATTTGTCGACGTGTATGTGCCGCGCGGGGTCTCCCGCAAGGAAGCGGCCCGACTGCTGACCGACCACGCCGAGTACGGACACTGGGAGCTGGACCGCCTGACGCTGCGCCGTGACGGCAGCCGGAGGGTGCGGCTGCGCCGACGGATCATCCGTCAGCTACGCGCCACCTGGTGA